Proteins from one Argopecten irradians isolate NY chromosome 15, Ai_NY, whole genome shotgun sequence genomic window:
- the LOC138309567 gene encoding uncharacterized protein, whose product MNFRKTQDARMKQLASEGIGVSLKQADPITPEQDNALWESDNLGKASSQAIIHTLFYYNCKLFGLRGHDDHRNLQTSYFHSECGHSSRLYDIYTGYLHSVGQGPFYRRPLEGCKFGTQPIGINKLYSIMKNMCKNAGFEGNFSNHSGKRTSAKSLYHVLSLLICHAQFKNWLRLQTVA is encoded by the exons ATGAACTTCAGGAAAACTCAGGACGCTAGGATGAAACAATTGGCAAGCGAGGGCATCGGTGTATCGCTGAAACAAGCTGATCCCATCACCCCGGAACAGGACAATGCATTATGGGAGTCGGACAATCTTGGAAAAGCTAGTTCGCAAGCTATAATCCACACGTTATTCTACTACAACTGCAAATTATTTGGATTGCGTGGGCACGACGACCACAGGAATCTACAGACTTCTTATTTCCATAGTGAG TGCGGGCATTCCAGTAGGCTATATGATATTTACACGGGGTACCTACATAGTGTTGGACAGGGACCGTTCTATCGGAGACCACTTGAAGGTTGCAAATTTGGAACACAGCCGATCGGAATTAATAAATTGTActcaattatgaaaaatatgtgCAAGAATGCCGGATTCGAGGGAAACTTTTCCAACCACTCAGGGAAGAGAACAAGTGCAAAGTCCCTTTATCATGTCC TATCTTTGTTGATTTGTCACGCCCAGTTTAAAAATTGGCTCCGCCTACAAACGGTGGCATGA